A stretch of the Hippocampus zosterae strain Florida chromosome 18, ASM2543408v3, whole genome shotgun sequence genome encodes the following:
- the prlra gene encoding prolactin receptor a isoform X1: MFPPTLRAEPTARFYPSCPPRLRSDLVGPICFCVECHHRLSKTHAETLTDCPHACRAAMRNVQGLSWLILLVLTPHTKGDLSRPGKPTLTSCRSPEKETFTCWWQPASDGGLPTTYALYYRKENSEIMYECPDYFTGGENSCFFNKNNTSIWVNYNITVVATNRLGSTFSDPVDVDVVYIVQPNPPENVSLSVMEDKGWPFLRVAWAPPRKADTRSGWITLIYELRIRSDAENEWETHVAGQQKLFNIFSLRSGSLYLVQVRCKPDHGFWSDWSSPSQIRFPEYFHQEKSAWIVTSAVCAFIFLIITVLLHMNHGSLKHCLLPPVPGPKIKGFDEQLLKKGNSEDIFNALVVSDFPMSWSSSSNSEDLLVELLEVYIPEERETMLGASKDLGGGSFKTSDSDSGRGSCDSRTLLIDKCGRPKEHEDGAEERVEREDWEDARDDTGGRTWPSVFPGLSDRPQRSLSDGLSQVLGPSEGQVCKQIKARSDIDIAVSGHKVSPARWSVEYVGVQAVVNDDMVILQPWGSGEGCTPPLSSLQERDYSQVKQVRSDDTLLLLHKVSEGTADGREAATSFGNMSQKSATCMNSTAATGGYVDAAAVFPMTTY; encoded by the exons atgtttcctcccacactacGGGCTGAACCAACCGCGCGGTTCTACCCCTCATGTCCGCCTCGCCTTCGGTCAGATTTAGTTGGACCAATCTGCTTTTGTGTGGAGTGCCATCACCGGCTTTCAAAAACACATGCTGAGACATTGACTGACTG CCCTCACGCGTGTCGTGCCGCAATGAGAAACGTTCAGGGGTTGTCCTGGCTGATCCTGCTGGTTCTCACACCACACACTAAAG GTGATCTCAGTCGGCCGGGGAAGCCCACGCTGACCAGCTGTCGCTCTCCGGAGAAAGAAACCTTCACGTGCTGGTGGCAGCCTGCTTCTGATGGAGGACTGCCAACCACGTACGCGCTGTACTACCGCAAGGAAAA CTCCGAAATCATGTACGAGTGCCCCGACTACTTCACGGGCGGGGAGAACTCGTGCTTCTTCAACAAGAACAACACGTCCATCTGGGTTAACTACAACATCACCGTGGTGGCCACCAACCGACTGGGAAGCACCTTCTCCGACCCCGTGGATGTCGACGTGGTCTATATCG TCCAGCCCAACCCTCCGGAGAACGTATCGCTGAGCGTCATGGAGGACAAAGGCTGGCCCTTCCTGCGAGTGGCGTGGGCGCCGCCCCGCAAGGCCGACACTCGCTCCGGCTGGATCACACTCATCTACGAGCTTCGCATCCGGTCGGATGCGGAAAACGAATGGGAG ACTCACGTGGCTGGCCAGCAGAAGCTGTTCAACATTTTCAGCCTGCGCTCCGGCAGCTTGTACCTTGTGCAGGTGCGCTGCAAACCCGACCACGGCTTTTGGAGCGACTGGAGCTCGCCGTCGCAAATCCGTTTTCCTGAAT ATTTCCATCAGGAAAAGTCAGCGTGGATTGTCACCTCTGCTGTTTGTGCCTTCATCTTCCTCATCATCACGGTGTTGCTGCACATGAACCATGGcag CTTGAAACACTGCCTCCTACCACCGGTCCCTGGTCCGAAAATAAAAGGATTCGATGAGCAGCTACTAAAG AAAGGAAACTCCGAAGACATCTTCAACGCGCTCGTGGTGTCAGACTTTCCCATGTCGTGGTCGTCGTCGTCCAACAGCGAGGACCTGCTGGTAGAGTTACTGGAGGTTTACATCCCGGAAGAAAGGGAGACCATGTTGGGGGCGAGCAAGGACCTCGGTGGCGGCAGCTTCAAGACGTCTGACAGCGACTCGGGCCGGGGTAGCTGCGACAGTCGCACGCTGCTGATTGACAAGTGCGGCCGGCCCAAAGAGCACGAAGACGGCGCCGAGGAGCGGGTCGAACGGGAAGACTGGGAAGATGCTCGAGATGACACGGGAGGTAGGACGTGGCCTTCTGTGTTTCCCGGCCTGTCGGACCGGCCTCAGCGCAGCCTCTCGGATGGCCTCTCTCAAGTTCTGGGGCCCTCGGAGGGGCAGGTGTGCAAGCAAATCAAGGCCCGCAGCGACATCGATATCGCCGTGTCCGGTCATAAAGTGTCACCCGCTCGCTGGTCCGTGGAGTACGTGGGCGTGCAGGCGGTTGTGAATGACGACATGGTCATCCTGCAGCCATGGGGCAGCGGGGAGGGCTGCACCCCGCCGCTCTCCTCCTTGCAGGAGCGGGACTACAGTCAGGTGAAGCAGGTGCGCAGCGATGACACTCTGCTACTGCTCCATAAAGTGTCAGAGGGAACGGCAGATGGGCGCGAGGCTGCAACAAGTTTTGGCAATATGAGCCAGAAGAGCGCCACCTGTATGAACTCCACCGCGGCAACGGGGGGCTACGTCGACGCGGCTGCTGTTTTCCCAATGACAACGTACTGA
- the prlra gene encoding prolactin receptor a isoform X2, with translation MRNVQGLSWLILLVLTPHTKGDLSRPGKPTLTSCRSPEKETFTCWWQPASDGGLPTTYALYYRKENSEIMYECPDYFTGGENSCFFNKNNTSIWVNYNITVVATNRLGSTFSDPVDVDVVYIVQPNPPENVSLSVMEDKGWPFLRVAWAPPRKADTRSGWITLIYELRIRSDAENEWETHVAGQQKLFNIFSLRSGSLYLVQVRCKPDHGFWSDWSSPSQIRFPEYFHQEKSAWIVTSAVCAFIFLIITVLLHMNHGSLKHCLLPPVPGPKIKGFDEQLLKKGNSEDIFNALVVSDFPMSWSSSSNSEDLLVELLEVYIPEERETMLGASKDLGGGSFKTSDSDSGRGSCDSRTLLIDKCGRPKEHEDGAEERVEREDWEDARDDTGGRTWPSVFPGLSDRPQRSLSDGLSQVLGPSEGQVCKQIKARSDIDIAVSGHKVSPARWSVEYVGVQAVVNDDMVILQPWGSGEGCTPPLSSLQERDYSQVKQVRSDDTLLLLHKVSEGTADGREAATSFGNMSQKSATCMNSTAATGGYVDAAAVFPMTTY, from the exons ATGAGAAACGTTCAGGGGTTGTCCTGGCTGATCCTGCTGGTTCTCACACCACACACTAAAG GTGATCTCAGTCGGCCGGGGAAGCCCACGCTGACCAGCTGTCGCTCTCCGGAGAAAGAAACCTTCACGTGCTGGTGGCAGCCTGCTTCTGATGGAGGACTGCCAACCACGTACGCGCTGTACTACCGCAAGGAAAA CTCCGAAATCATGTACGAGTGCCCCGACTACTTCACGGGCGGGGAGAACTCGTGCTTCTTCAACAAGAACAACACGTCCATCTGGGTTAACTACAACATCACCGTGGTGGCCACCAACCGACTGGGAAGCACCTTCTCCGACCCCGTGGATGTCGACGTGGTCTATATCG TCCAGCCCAACCCTCCGGAGAACGTATCGCTGAGCGTCATGGAGGACAAAGGCTGGCCCTTCCTGCGAGTGGCGTGGGCGCCGCCCCGCAAGGCCGACACTCGCTCCGGCTGGATCACACTCATCTACGAGCTTCGCATCCGGTCGGATGCGGAAAACGAATGGGAG ACTCACGTGGCTGGCCAGCAGAAGCTGTTCAACATTTTCAGCCTGCGCTCCGGCAGCTTGTACCTTGTGCAGGTGCGCTGCAAACCCGACCACGGCTTTTGGAGCGACTGGAGCTCGCCGTCGCAAATCCGTTTTCCTGAAT ATTTCCATCAGGAAAAGTCAGCGTGGATTGTCACCTCTGCTGTTTGTGCCTTCATCTTCCTCATCATCACGGTGTTGCTGCACATGAACCATGGcag CTTGAAACACTGCCTCCTACCACCGGTCCCTGGTCCGAAAATAAAAGGATTCGATGAGCAGCTACTAAAG AAAGGAAACTCCGAAGACATCTTCAACGCGCTCGTGGTGTCAGACTTTCCCATGTCGTGGTCGTCGTCGTCCAACAGCGAGGACCTGCTGGTAGAGTTACTGGAGGTTTACATCCCGGAAGAAAGGGAGACCATGTTGGGGGCGAGCAAGGACCTCGGTGGCGGCAGCTTCAAGACGTCTGACAGCGACTCGGGCCGGGGTAGCTGCGACAGTCGCACGCTGCTGATTGACAAGTGCGGCCGGCCCAAAGAGCACGAAGACGGCGCCGAGGAGCGGGTCGAACGGGAAGACTGGGAAGATGCTCGAGATGACACGGGAGGTAGGACGTGGCCTTCTGTGTTTCCCGGCCTGTCGGACCGGCCTCAGCGCAGCCTCTCGGATGGCCTCTCTCAAGTTCTGGGGCCCTCGGAGGGGCAGGTGTGCAAGCAAATCAAGGCCCGCAGCGACATCGATATCGCCGTGTCCGGTCATAAAGTGTCACCCGCTCGCTGGTCCGTGGAGTACGTGGGCGTGCAGGCGGTTGTGAATGACGACATGGTCATCCTGCAGCCATGGGGCAGCGGGGAGGGCTGCACCCCGCCGCTCTCCTCCTTGCAGGAGCGGGACTACAGTCAGGTGAAGCAGGTGCGCAGCGATGACACTCTGCTACTGCTCCATAAAGTGTCAGAGGGAACGGCAGATGGGCGCGAGGCTGCAACAAGTTTTGGCAATATGAGCCAGAAGAGCGCCACCTGTATGAACTCCACCGCGGCAACGGGGGGCTACGTCGACGCGGCTGCTGTTTTCCCAATGACAACGTACTGA
- the prlra gene encoding prolactin receptor a isoform X3 yields MYECPDYFTGGENSCFFNKNNTSIWVNYNITVVATNRLGSTFSDPVDVDVVYIVQPNPPENVSLSVMEDKGWPFLRVAWAPPRKADTRSGWITLIYELRIRSDAENEWETHVAGQQKLFNIFSLRSGSLYLVQVRCKPDHGFWSDWSSPSQIRFPEYFHQEKSAWIVTSAVCAFIFLIITVLLHMNHGSLKHCLLPPVPGPKIKGFDEQLLKKGNSEDIFNALVVSDFPMSWSSSSNSEDLLVELLEVYIPEERETMLGASKDLGGGSFKTSDSDSGRGSCDSRTLLIDKCGRPKEHEDGAEERVEREDWEDARDDTGGRTWPSVFPGLSDRPQRSLSDGLSQVLGPSEGQVCKQIKARSDIDIAVSGHKVSPARWSVEYVGVQAVVNDDMVILQPWGSGEGCTPPLSSLQERDYSQVKQVRSDDTLLLLHKVSEGTADGREAATSFGNMSQKSATCMNSTAATGGYVDAAAVFPMTTY; encoded by the exons ATGTACGAGTGCCCCGACTACTTCACGGGCGGGGAGAACTCGTGCTTCTTCAACAAGAACAACACGTCCATCTGGGTTAACTACAACATCACCGTGGTGGCCACCAACCGACTGGGAAGCACCTTCTCCGACCCCGTGGATGTCGACGTGGTCTATATCG TCCAGCCCAACCCTCCGGAGAACGTATCGCTGAGCGTCATGGAGGACAAAGGCTGGCCCTTCCTGCGAGTGGCGTGGGCGCCGCCCCGCAAGGCCGACACTCGCTCCGGCTGGATCACACTCATCTACGAGCTTCGCATCCGGTCGGATGCGGAAAACGAATGGGAG ACTCACGTGGCTGGCCAGCAGAAGCTGTTCAACATTTTCAGCCTGCGCTCCGGCAGCTTGTACCTTGTGCAGGTGCGCTGCAAACCCGACCACGGCTTTTGGAGCGACTGGAGCTCGCCGTCGCAAATCCGTTTTCCTGAAT ATTTCCATCAGGAAAAGTCAGCGTGGATTGTCACCTCTGCTGTTTGTGCCTTCATCTTCCTCATCATCACGGTGTTGCTGCACATGAACCATGGcag CTTGAAACACTGCCTCCTACCACCGGTCCCTGGTCCGAAAATAAAAGGATTCGATGAGCAGCTACTAAAG AAAGGAAACTCCGAAGACATCTTCAACGCGCTCGTGGTGTCAGACTTTCCCATGTCGTGGTCGTCGTCGTCCAACAGCGAGGACCTGCTGGTAGAGTTACTGGAGGTTTACATCCCGGAAGAAAGGGAGACCATGTTGGGGGCGAGCAAGGACCTCGGTGGCGGCAGCTTCAAGACGTCTGACAGCGACTCGGGCCGGGGTAGCTGCGACAGTCGCACGCTGCTGATTGACAAGTGCGGCCGGCCCAAAGAGCACGAAGACGGCGCCGAGGAGCGGGTCGAACGGGAAGACTGGGAAGATGCTCGAGATGACACGGGAGGTAGGACGTGGCCTTCTGTGTTTCCCGGCCTGTCGGACCGGCCTCAGCGCAGCCTCTCGGATGGCCTCTCTCAAGTTCTGGGGCCCTCGGAGGGGCAGGTGTGCAAGCAAATCAAGGCCCGCAGCGACATCGATATCGCCGTGTCCGGTCATAAAGTGTCACCCGCTCGCTGGTCCGTGGAGTACGTGGGCGTGCAGGCGGTTGTGAATGACGACATGGTCATCCTGCAGCCATGGGGCAGCGGGGAGGGCTGCACCCCGCCGCTCTCCTCCTTGCAGGAGCGGGACTACAGTCAGGTGAAGCAGGTGCGCAGCGATGACACTCTGCTACTGCTCCATAAAGTGTCAGAGGGAACGGCAGATGGGCGCGAGGCTGCAACAAGTTTTGGCAATATGAGCCAGAAGAGCGCCACCTGTATGAACTCCACCGCGGCAACGGGGGGCTACGTCGACGCGGCTGCTGTTTTCCCAATGACAACGTACTGA
- the agxt2 gene encoding alanine--glyoxylate aminotransferase 2, mitochondrial isoform X1 has protein sequence MLTALRHHVPLSRMIKFHTARGLLCPKSALKTAPADLLEMPPCSFTPQEYKGMSKERMMEIRRTICHPMTMKVTYYKKPVYIHQGHMQWLWDVDGKRYLDFFAGVATVSVGHCHPKVTAAAERQLRTLVHTTNIYVYPPIHEYCEKLASSLPDPLKVIYLTNSGSEANDLAMCMARLYTRNFDIITFRGSYHGGSPQAMGLTAQQAYKYPVAIGLGCTNTMCPDVFRGPWGGSHCRDSPVQTTRKCNCAQGSCVANERYIEQLKETFLTSVPSQIAAFFAEPIQGIGGAVQYPKHFLKEAYKLVRERGGLCIADEVQTGFGRTGSHFWGFQGHDVLPDIVTLAKGIGNGFPMGAVVTTREIADTFAQGVHFNTFGGNPLACSIASSVIDTIKEEGLQQNSLEVGTYLMMELAKLRDKYDIIGDVRGKGLQIGVEMVRDKASRVPLPPEDMSAIFEDIKDMGILVGKGGLYGQTFRIKPPMCITMADAAFFLSVFNKSIQRFLEKR, from the exons ATGCTCACGGCTTTGCGTCATCATGTGCCATTGAGCCGCATGATTAAATTCCACACAGCAAGAG GGCTCTTGTGTCCGAAATCTGCCTTGAAAACCGCTCCTGCAGACCTGTTAGAGATGCCGCCATGCAGCTTCACACCGCAAGAATACAAG GGGATGTCCAAAGAGCGTATGATGGAGATCCGTCGGACAATCTGCCATCCCATGACCATGAAGGTGACTTACTATAAGAAGCCGGTCTACATCCATCAGGGTCACATGCAGTGGCTATGGGACGTAGATGGGAAGCGCTATCTGGATTTCTTTGCCGGCGTGGCCACCGTCAGCGTGGGCCACTGCCACCc AAAAGTGACGGCGGCCGCAGAGCGGCAGCTGAGGACTCTGGTCCACACCACCAACATCTATGTTTATCCTCCCATCCACGAGTACTGCGAAAAGCTGGCGTCCAGCTTGCCTGATCCTCTCAAG GTAATCTACCTAACCAATAGCGGCTCAGAGGCCAATGACCTGGCCATGTGTATGGCCCGACTCTACACTCGCAACTTTGACATCATCACTTTCAG GGGGTCGTACCACGGAGGTAGCCCGCAGGCCATGGGTCTGACTGCACAACAAGCTTACAAATACCCTGTCGCCATTGGCTTGGGCTGCACAAAC ACCATGTGTCCTGATGTGTTCAGAGGTCCCTGGGGGGGAAGCCACTGCAGAGACTCTCCTGTGCAGACCACCAGAAAATGTAACTGTGCCCAAG GCTCCTGCGTGGCAAACGAACGCTACATTGAACAACTCAAAGAGACGTTTCTCACCAGTGTCCCGAGTCAAATTGCTGCTTTCTTTGCTGAGCCTATTCAG gggaTCGGTGGCGCCGTGCAATACCCAAAACACTTCCTGAAGGAGGCGTACAAACTTGTGAGAGAGCGAGGCGGCCTCTGCATCGCTGATGAG GTACAGACGGGATTTGGCCGAACGGGGAGCCACTTCTGGGGATTTCAAGGTCACGACGTTCTTCCTGATATCGTGACCCTGGCAAAGGGCATCGGGAACGGCTTCCCAATGGGAGCGGTGGTTACAACACGGG aaatcGCAGACACGTTTGCACAGGGTGTTCATTTCAACACCTTTGGAGGAAACCCATTGGCTTGTTCCATCGCCTCATCTGTCATTGAC ACCATCAAAGAAGAAGGACTGCAGCAGAACAGTCTGGAGGTGGGCACCTACCTGATGATGGAACTCGCCAAGCTCAGAGACAAGTATGACATCATCGGGGACGTCCGTGGCAAAGGACTGCAAATCGGCGTGGAAATGGTCCGAGACAAG GCCAGCAGAGTGCCGCTTCCACCTGAGGACATGTCCGCCATCTTTGAGGACATCAAAGACATGGGCATCCTTGTCGGGAAGGGAGGACTTTATGGACAG ACCTTCCGCATCAAACCTCCCATGTGCATCACGATGGCAGACGCAGCCTTCTTCTTGTCCGTTTTTAACAAGTCCATCCAGCGCTTCTTGGAGAAAAGATGA
- the agxt2 gene encoding alanine--glyoxylate aminotransferase 2, mitochondrial isoform X2 yields MSKERMMEIRRTICHPMTMKVTYYKKPVYIHQGHMQWLWDVDGKRYLDFFAGVATVSVGHCHPKVTAAAERQLRTLVHTTNIYVYPPIHEYCEKLASSLPDPLKVIYLTNSGSEANDLAMCMARLYTRNFDIITFRGSYHGGSPQAMGLTAQQAYKYPVAIGLGCTNTMCPDVFRGPWGGSHCRDSPVQTTRKCNCAQGSCVANERYIEQLKETFLTSVPSQIAAFFAEPIQGIGGAVQYPKHFLKEAYKLVRERGGLCIADEVQTGFGRTGSHFWGFQGHDVLPDIVTLAKGIGNGFPMGAVVTTREIADTFAQGVHFNTFGGNPLACSIASSVIDTIKEEGLQQNSLEVGTYLMMELAKLRDKYDIIGDVRGKGLQIGVEMVRDKASRVPLPPEDMSAIFEDIKDMGILVGKGGLYGQTFRIKPPMCITMADAAFFLSVFNKSIQRFLEKR; encoded by the exons ATGTCCAAAGAGCGTATGATGGAGATCCGTCGGACAATCTGCCATCCCATGACCATGAAGGTGACTTACTATAAGAAGCCGGTCTACATCCATCAGGGTCACATGCAGTGGCTATGGGACGTAGATGGGAAGCGCTATCTGGATTTCTTTGCCGGCGTGGCCACCGTCAGCGTGGGCCACTGCCACCc AAAAGTGACGGCGGCCGCAGAGCGGCAGCTGAGGACTCTGGTCCACACCACCAACATCTATGTTTATCCTCCCATCCACGAGTACTGCGAAAAGCTGGCGTCCAGCTTGCCTGATCCTCTCAAG GTAATCTACCTAACCAATAGCGGCTCAGAGGCCAATGACCTGGCCATGTGTATGGCCCGACTCTACACTCGCAACTTTGACATCATCACTTTCAG GGGGTCGTACCACGGAGGTAGCCCGCAGGCCATGGGTCTGACTGCACAACAAGCTTACAAATACCCTGTCGCCATTGGCTTGGGCTGCACAAAC ACCATGTGTCCTGATGTGTTCAGAGGTCCCTGGGGGGGAAGCCACTGCAGAGACTCTCCTGTGCAGACCACCAGAAAATGTAACTGTGCCCAAG GCTCCTGCGTGGCAAACGAACGCTACATTGAACAACTCAAAGAGACGTTTCTCACCAGTGTCCCGAGTCAAATTGCTGCTTTCTTTGCTGAGCCTATTCAG gggaTCGGTGGCGCCGTGCAATACCCAAAACACTTCCTGAAGGAGGCGTACAAACTTGTGAGAGAGCGAGGCGGCCTCTGCATCGCTGATGAG GTACAGACGGGATTTGGCCGAACGGGGAGCCACTTCTGGGGATTTCAAGGTCACGACGTTCTTCCTGATATCGTGACCCTGGCAAAGGGCATCGGGAACGGCTTCCCAATGGGAGCGGTGGTTACAACACGGG aaatcGCAGACACGTTTGCACAGGGTGTTCATTTCAACACCTTTGGAGGAAACCCATTGGCTTGTTCCATCGCCTCATCTGTCATTGAC ACCATCAAAGAAGAAGGACTGCAGCAGAACAGTCTGGAGGTGGGCACCTACCTGATGATGGAACTCGCCAAGCTCAGAGACAAGTATGACATCATCGGGGACGTCCGTGGCAAAGGACTGCAAATCGGCGTGGAAATGGTCCGAGACAAG GCCAGCAGAGTGCCGCTTCCACCTGAGGACATGTCCGCCATCTTTGAGGACATCAAAGACATGGGCATCCTTGTCGGGAAGGGAGGACTTTATGGACAG ACCTTCCGCATCAAACCTCCCATGTGCATCACGATGGCAGACGCAGCCTTCTTCTTGTCCGTTTTTAACAAGTCCATCCAGCGCTTCTTGGAGAAAAGATGA